One Aquarana catesbeiana isolate 2022-GZ linkage group LG06, ASM4218655v1, whole genome shotgun sequence genomic region harbors:
- the SRL gene encoding sarcalumenin isoform X2, protein MRGPGVLFCCLAAFLLVRAELQVSSPDASEDAGNLADGHPGSVDPTWDDKSLNAEQILIEKSRDYGNVATEARQEKQNVTPGASPSETVNITLEKDDAGVETVVAEGQDKDREEVIGDETSTTEEEAGTQEPETEVGKEDNLKEQAATLHTFEEGSEAEEEEPVPDTTENEQVQAVLQEESESDVIEESGHVPEENLESAEEEDQHSETELDSTSEEEEEEPGLNLKDDVPGDKSSEEETHLDKENDENGDESSDEIVEEEEEEAELEAEGRSSEQETEEHGPDFDRKGDEEDEELETGAEHDITGDESSEVSKDKEDKPDVPSKDDTAEEEISEQEKEVEQEFDDDDYIAEEESPEELASDAKEGIHETNISEEEDEGAQVVNANDNIDILPEVKEEPDVDVDEDSHTEDGNIENVSAEDSKPEELVLSDEADSTEQSIEPTLTAEEDTDENNIHTEDSNVENVSAEDPRPEEHVLSDAADSTEQSIELTLTTEEATVQEDTDENNIHTEDSNVENVSTEDPKQKELVLSDAADSTEQSIGSKLAAEEATGQENTDENNNLIVEPASQSPAKPSQKRPVRTKSRRLKDDLEEAEEFTRRDRSHIDNTLKLADEKPADDYTAVLQKLKKLYHSAVKPLELSYKYNELRQYEITDGEITSKPMVLFLGPWSVGKSTMINYLLGLEETPHQLYTGAEPTTSEFTVVMHGPKLKTIEGIVMAADSSRSFSPLEKFGQNFLEKLIGIEIPHKLLERVTLVDTPGIIENRKQQERGYPFNDVCQWFIDRADLIFVVFDPTKLDVGLELEMLFKQLKGRESQIRIILNKADNLATQELMRVYGALFWSLAPLINVTEPPRVYVSSFWPQDYQPDTHRELFLKEEISLLEDLTQVIENRLENKIAFIRQHAIRVRIHALLVDRYLQTYKDKMTFFSDGELVFKDIVEDPDKFFIFKSILAKTNVSKFDLPNREAYKDFFGVNPITGFKLLSNQCSYIGGCLMEKVERAITRELPDLLSSISKKPQSLNCDVTGCGEAPKNRYKKP, encoded by the exons AACTTCAAGTCTCCTCTCCCGATGCCTCTGAGGATGCTGGAAACCTTGCTGATGGCCATCCAGGTTCTGTGGACCCCACTTGGGATGACAAGTCACTTAATGCTGAACAAATCCTTATAGAGAAGAGTCGGGATTATGGAAATGTGGCTACAGAGGCCAGGCAAGAGAAACAAAATGTTACTCCTGGTGCATCCCCTTCTGAGACTGTTAATATTACACTAGAAAAAGATGACGCAGGCGTGGAGACTGTTGTTGCAGAAGGCCAAGACAAGGACAGAGAAGAAGTAATTGGTGATGAAACCAGTACAACTGAAGAAGAGGCCGGCACACAGGAGCCTGAGACAGAGGTGGGAAAGGAAGATAATTTAAAAGAACAGGCTGCAACTTTGCATACTTTTGAGGAAGGTTCTGAAGCTGAGGAGGAAGAACCAGTCCCTGACACTACTGAAAATGAGCAAGTGCAAGCTGTTCTTCAAGAGGAATCAGAGTCAGATGTGATTGAAGAGTCTGGCCATGTGCCAGAGGAAAATCTTGAATCAGCAGAGGAAGAAGATCAGCATTCTGAAACAGAGTTGGACTCAACatcggaagaggaggaggaagaaccgGGATTAAATCTCAAGGATGATGTACCTGGAGACAAGTCATCAGAAGAGGAAACACATTTAGATAAAGAAAATGATGAGAATGGAGATGAATCATCAGATGAAATAgttgaagaagaagaggaagaagcagagttaGAGGCTGAAGGGAGATCATCCGAACAAGAAACTGAAGAGCATGGACCAGACTTTGACAGAAAgggagatgaagaagatgaagaactcGAGACAGGGGCTGAGCATGACATAACTGGTGACGAGTCTTCAGAAGTAAGTAAAGATAAAGAAGATAAACCAGACGTACCTTCTAAGGATGATACAGCTGAAGAGGAGATTTCAGAACAAGAGAAAGAAGTAGAACAAGAATTTGATGATGATGATTATATAGCTGAAGAAGAATCCCCAGAAGAGCTAGCATCAGATGCTAAAGAAGGAATTCATGAAACAAACAtttcagaagaagaagatgaaggagcaCAAGTTGTAAATGCTAATGATAACATTGACATTTTACCAGAAGTTAAAGAAGAGCCAGATGTTGATGTTGATGAAGACAGCCATACAGAAGATGGTAATATAGAGAATGTGTCAGCCGAAGACTCTAAACCAGAAGAACTTGTTCTATCAGATGAAGCTGATAGCACAGAGCAGAGTATAGAACCAACACTCacagcagaggaggacactgatgaaaACAACATCCATACAGAAGACAGCAATGTAGAGAATGTGTCAGCAGAAGACCCTAGACCAGAGGAACATGTTTTATCAGATGCAGCTGATAGCACAGAGCAGAGTATAGAATTAACACTCACAACAGAGGAAGCCACTGTTCAGGAGGACACTGATGAAAACAACATCCATACAGAAGACAGTAATGTAGAGAACGTGTCAACAGAAGACCCTAAACAAAAGGAACTTGTGCTATCAGATGCAGCTGATAGCACAGAGCAGAGTATAGGATCAAAACTTGCAGCAGAGGAAGCCACTGGTCAGGAGAACACTGATGAAAATAACAACCTTATTGTTGAACCAGCATCACAATCGCCTGCTAAACCATCTCAAAAACGACCTGTCAGGACAAAGTCAAGAAGGCTAAAAG ATGACTTGGAAGAAGCAGAAGAGTTCACAAGAAGGGACAGAAGCCACATAGATAATACCTTGAAACTTGCTGACGAAAAACCAGCAGATGACTACACAG CGGTCCTACAGAAGCTAAAGAAACTATATCACTCTGCTGTAAAACCTTTGGAACTCTCCTACAAATACAATGAACTGAGGCAGTATGAGATTACAG ATGGAGAGATCACTTCTAAACCGATGGTGTTATTTTTGGGACCGTGGAGTGTTGGCAAATCCACCATGATCAACTACCTCTTGGGGTTGGAAGAAACACCCCATCAACTGTACACAG GTGCTGAGCCCACAACTTCTGAATTCACTGTCGTTATGCATGGGCCAAAGCTAAAGACTATCGAAGGCATCGTGATGGCTGCCGACAGCAGTCGTTCCTTCTCTCCACTGGAAAAATTTGGTCAGAATTTTCTGGAGAAGCTAATAGGCATTGAAATTCCTCACAAACTTCTTGAGAGGGTCACATTGGTGGATACCCCTGGAATCATTGAGAATCGCAAACAGCAAGAAAGAG GTTATCCATTTAATGATGTCTGCCAGTGGTTTATTGATAGAGCTGATCTCATCTTTGTGGTGTTTGACCCTACCAAACTGGATGTAGGTCTCGAGTTGGAGATGCTCTTCAAACAGTTGAAAGGACGTGAGTCTCAGATACGTATTATCCTGAACAAAGCTGATAATCTGGCAACACAAGAGCTCATGAGGGTATATGGAGCTCTCTTCTGGAGCTTGGCTCCTCTGATCAATGTAACTGAGCCACCAAGAGTCTATGTCAGTTCTTTCTGGCCACAAGATTACCAACCTGATACACACAGAGAACTGTTTCTTAAGGAAGAGATCTCTCTTCTAGAAGATCTCACCCAAGTCATTGAAAACAGACTTGAAAACAAGATTGCCTTCATCCGTCAGCATGCTATCAGAGTCCGAATTCATGCTTTGTTGGTTGACCGCTACCTTCAGACCTACAAGGACAAGATGACCTTCTTCAGTGATGGTGAATTGGTCTTTAAAGACATTGTTGAGGACCCTGATAAGTTCTTCATTTTCAAGTCTATCTTGGCCAAAACAAACGTCAGCAAGTTTGATCTTCCAAACAGAGAGGCTTACAAGGACTTCTTTGGAGTAAACCCAATTACTGGCTTCAAGCTTCTATCCAACCAATGCTCATATATTGGCGGCTGTCTGATGGAGAAGGTTGAGAGGGCCATTACACGTGAACTGCCAGACCTTCTTAGCAGCATCAGCAAAAAGCCTCAAAGCCTTAACTGCGATGTGACCGGATGTGGGGAAGCCCCAAAGAACCGTTACAAAAAACCTTAA
- the SRL gene encoding sarcalumenin isoform X1 yields the protein MRGPGVLFCCLAAFLLVRAELQVSSPDASEDAGNLADGHPGSVDPTWDDKSLNAEQILIEKSRDYGNVATEARQEKQNVTPGASPSETVNITLEKDDAGVETVVAEGQDKDREEVIGDETSTTEEEAGTQEPETEVGKEDNLKEQAATLHTFEEGSEAEEEEPVPDTTENEQVQAVLQEESESDVIEESGHVPEENLESAEEEDQHSETELDSTSEEEEEEPGLNLKDDVPGDKSSEEETHLDKENDENGDESSDEIVEEEEEEAELEAEGRSSEQETEEHGPDFDRKGDEEDEELETGAEHDITGDESSEVSKDKEDKPDVPSKDDTAEEEISEQEKEVEQEFDDDDYIAEEESPEELASDAKEGIHETNISEEEDEGAQVVNANDNIDILPEVKEEPDVDVDEDSHTEDGNIENVSAEDSKPEELVLSDEADSTEQSIEPTLTAEEDTDENNIHTEDSNVENVSAEDPRPEEHVLSDAADSTEQSIELTLTTEEATVQEDTDENNIHTEDSNVENVSTEDPKQKELVLSDAADSTEQSIGSKLAAEEATGQENTDENNNLIVEPASQSPAKPSQKRPVRTKSRRLKDDLEEAEEFTRRDRSHIDNTLKLADEKPADDYTAVLQKLKKLYHSAVKPLELSYKYNELRQYEITAYHGRTLADSATDGEITSKPMVLFLGPWSVGKSTMINYLLGLEETPHQLYTGAEPTTSEFTVVMHGPKLKTIEGIVMAADSSRSFSPLEKFGQNFLEKLIGIEIPHKLLERVTLVDTPGIIENRKQQERGYPFNDVCQWFIDRADLIFVVFDPTKLDVGLELEMLFKQLKGRESQIRIILNKADNLATQELMRVYGALFWSLAPLINVTEPPRVYVSSFWPQDYQPDTHRELFLKEEISLLEDLTQVIENRLENKIAFIRQHAIRVRIHALLVDRYLQTYKDKMTFFSDGELVFKDIVEDPDKFFIFKSILAKTNVSKFDLPNREAYKDFFGVNPITGFKLLSNQCSYIGGCLMEKVERAITRELPDLLSSISKKPQSLNCDVTGCGEAPKNRYKKP from the exons AACTTCAAGTCTCCTCTCCCGATGCCTCTGAGGATGCTGGAAACCTTGCTGATGGCCATCCAGGTTCTGTGGACCCCACTTGGGATGACAAGTCACTTAATGCTGAACAAATCCTTATAGAGAAGAGTCGGGATTATGGAAATGTGGCTACAGAGGCCAGGCAAGAGAAACAAAATGTTACTCCTGGTGCATCCCCTTCTGAGACTGTTAATATTACACTAGAAAAAGATGACGCAGGCGTGGAGACTGTTGTTGCAGAAGGCCAAGACAAGGACAGAGAAGAAGTAATTGGTGATGAAACCAGTACAACTGAAGAAGAGGCCGGCACACAGGAGCCTGAGACAGAGGTGGGAAAGGAAGATAATTTAAAAGAACAGGCTGCAACTTTGCATACTTTTGAGGAAGGTTCTGAAGCTGAGGAGGAAGAACCAGTCCCTGACACTACTGAAAATGAGCAAGTGCAAGCTGTTCTTCAAGAGGAATCAGAGTCAGATGTGATTGAAGAGTCTGGCCATGTGCCAGAGGAAAATCTTGAATCAGCAGAGGAAGAAGATCAGCATTCTGAAACAGAGTTGGACTCAACatcggaagaggaggaggaagaaccgGGATTAAATCTCAAGGATGATGTACCTGGAGACAAGTCATCAGAAGAGGAAACACATTTAGATAAAGAAAATGATGAGAATGGAGATGAATCATCAGATGAAATAgttgaagaagaagaggaagaagcagagttaGAGGCTGAAGGGAGATCATCCGAACAAGAAACTGAAGAGCATGGACCAGACTTTGACAGAAAgggagatgaagaagatgaagaactcGAGACAGGGGCTGAGCATGACATAACTGGTGACGAGTCTTCAGAAGTAAGTAAAGATAAAGAAGATAAACCAGACGTACCTTCTAAGGATGATACAGCTGAAGAGGAGATTTCAGAACAAGAGAAAGAAGTAGAACAAGAATTTGATGATGATGATTATATAGCTGAAGAAGAATCCCCAGAAGAGCTAGCATCAGATGCTAAAGAAGGAATTCATGAAACAAACAtttcagaagaagaagatgaaggagcaCAAGTTGTAAATGCTAATGATAACATTGACATTTTACCAGAAGTTAAAGAAGAGCCAGATGTTGATGTTGATGAAGACAGCCATACAGAAGATGGTAATATAGAGAATGTGTCAGCCGAAGACTCTAAACCAGAAGAACTTGTTCTATCAGATGAAGCTGATAGCACAGAGCAGAGTATAGAACCAACACTCacagcagaggaggacactgatgaaaACAACATCCATACAGAAGACAGCAATGTAGAGAATGTGTCAGCAGAAGACCCTAGACCAGAGGAACATGTTTTATCAGATGCAGCTGATAGCACAGAGCAGAGTATAGAATTAACACTCACAACAGAGGAAGCCACTGTTCAGGAGGACACTGATGAAAACAACATCCATACAGAAGACAGTAATGTAGAGAACGTGTCAACAGAAGACCCTAAACAAAAGGAACTTGTGCTATCAGATGCAGCTGATAGCACAGAGCAGAGTATAGGATCAAAACTTGCAGCAGAGGAAGCCACTGGTCAGGAGAACACTGATGAAAATAACAACCTTATTGTTGAACCAGCATCACAATCGCCTGCTAAACCATCTCAAAAACGACCTGTCAGGACAAAGTCAAGAAGGCTAAAAG ATGACTTGGAAGAAGCAGAAGAGTTCACAAGAAGGGACAGAAGCCACATAGATAATACCTTGAAACTTGCTGACGAAAAACCAGCAGATGACTACACAG CGGTCCTACAGAAGCTAAAGAAACTATATCACTCTGCTGTAAAACCTTTGGAACTCTCCTACAAATACAATGAACTGAGGCAGTATGAGATTACAG CTTATCATGGACGTACCCTTGCTGACTCGGCCACAG ATGGAGAGATCACTTCTAAACCGATGGTGTTATTTTTGGGACCGTGGAGTGTTGGCAAATCCACCATGATCAACTACCTCTTGGGGTTGGAAGAAACACCCCATCAACTGTACACAG GTGCTGAGCCCACAACTTCTGAATTCACTGTCGTTATGCATGGGCCAAAGCTAAAGACTATCGAAGGCATCGTGATGGCTGCCGACAGCAGTCGTTCCTTCTCTCCACTGGAAAAATTTGGTCAGAATTTTCTGGAGAAGCTAATAGGCATTGAAATTCCTCACAAACTTCTTGAGAGGGTCACATTGGTGGATACCCCTGGAATCATTGAGAATCGCAAACAGCAAGAAAGAG GTTATCCATTTAATGATGTCTGCCAGTGGTTTATTGATAGAGCTGATCTCATCTTTGTGGTGTTTGACCCTACCAAACTGGATGTAGGTCTCGAGTTGGAGATGCTCTTCAAACAGTTGAAAGGACGTGAGTCTCAGATACGTATTATCCTGAACAAAGCTGATAATCTGGCAACACAAGAGCTCATGAGGGTATATGGAGCTCTCTTCTGGAGCTTGGCTCCTCTGATCAATGTAACTGAGCCACCAAGAGTCTATGTCAGTTCTTTCTGGCCACAAGATTACCAACCTGATACACACAGAGAACTGTTTCTTAAGGAAGAGATCTCTCTTCTAGAAGATCTCACCCAAGTCATTGAAAACAGACTTGAAAACAAGATTGCCTTCATCCGTCAGCATGCTATCAGAGTCCGAATTCATGCTTTGTTGGTTGACCGCTACCTTCAGACCTACAAGGACAAGATGACCTTCTTCAGTGATGGTGAATTGGTCTTTAAAGACATTGTTGAGGACCCTGATAAGTTCTTCATTTTCAAGTCTATCTTGGCCAAAACAAACGTCAGCAAGTTTGATCTTCCAAACAGAGAGGCTTACAAGGACTTCTTTGGAGTAAACCCAATTACTGGCTTCAAGCTTCTATCCAACCAATGCTCATATATTGGCGGCTGTCTGATGGAGAAGGTTGAGAGGGCCATTACACGTGAACTGCCAGACCTTCTTAGCAGCATCAGCAAAAAGCCTCAAAGCCTTAACTGCGATGTGACCGGATGTGGGGAAGCCCCAAAGAACCGTTACAAAAAACCTTAA